CAGTGACTCAGACTGTACCCAAGGAGAAACAGTCCCCAAAATATCAAATTCTAGGTTGGTTTTGTCCTGCTTGTTTTCCTGTCTGTACTGGATAGTTGAGAGAAGAAGATAGAAAACACCAGTGAGTCAAATCTGTTGTTATGTCCAAATGAGATCAGCATGAGAAATTGAAGACATTTGGGTTACTTTCTgggacaggaaaaaagagaaaacgaGTCCATATAATAGTAAATATAGATCTCAGCATTTTGGCCATGAAGGTTTTCATACAGAGCAAAGCTGGAAATAAAGGCGTGTTAGGGATAAACACAGAATAATCTAAGCAGCCCAAAAAACTTCTGAAGctccaggaaaataatttttgtgggTGGGAACTTCCTTTTATTGTGCAATTAGAAAAAGGAGCTCAAGAAGATTCTGATTTGTGCTTACAAGGGCAAGCTAAGCAGTGTGTTGTGAGAGCTGTTGTTTAGGATAACTGAGGTTGTAAAGGAGGTCATCTTGTCCATCCAGTTCTGAAACCAGCTTCTTCTTGGCCTTTTCAAATGGAGTTTTTGTCATCTCCAGTGATGGAGATTTCCCAGCTTCCTGGGCCCCTCTTCCTGCATTTAACCACTGCCACTGTGACTATAATTTTCATCCTGTTTAATAAGAAATTCCCTTTCTGCAATCTCTGTGCATtgtctctccttccttctccttgaACCTTGCAACCCACTGAACATCTCAGTAACCTCCACAGACTCTAGAGTTTGTCAGCAACTTTCTTGTACTGTAGGGCCCCAAACTGGTATTAGTGTggagcaaaagaagaaaaaacatgaagaaCAGAAGAGACCTTGCATTGTGATGAGATCTGTTCATCTGCTAAAGTTAACTGTcgaacaggaaaataaaattttttagaaAGACTATGTAGCAATGGCAGCATTCAAAACTCACGTGGAAAATCCTTGGCCTCTCCAGTATTCAGGTAAAGTTTTACAAAATCACTTTTATATTTGTCCTTGAATTTGTCTGCATAGTGACCCATATTTGGGCATCCCTCTTCTGGGCATGGGAAGCAGTTTCCCTAGTGAAAACAAATGTACCTATTAATAACATTATCCAGCCagccaaggaaaagaaataaaattagtcaaaggattaatttttaataacattttcaaCAGGGTCCGTCCCCAAGCTCTGAGAAATACTTACTTCTTGAAACAGATCATATGAAGCACAAGCATAGCCTAAAAATCCATCAGGGTACACGATGCTGTCCGAGTAGTACTTGTAACTCCTCAAGTGATTGCAAGCCACAAAGTCCCGAGTTCCTATGGAGAGATGCCCCAAGttaattctccttttctcttcccactCAAGGAAAGAAACCCATGCCATTGCCATGCATCATTCCTCCTCAAAAACCTCATCACAAATCTTGGAGTATCAAAAACACGATTGGAACCTTGCGTGCTTCTGATGCACTCACGCCCTGAGGAATGTCACAGGCTCAACAGGTATAAAATGCAAACTTGAAATGCTTTGTACAGACCGActgtgcagctcagcccagcccctgcccctcaaAACACACTTATTGAAGCAATCTGACCGAGTTTAACAATAGAAACGAGAGCTGCCTGAAGCAGGTCTTTTGTAGGCAACAGTTTCATTACcataacaaaagaaaaccaaatgaaaaGTATTTAACAGTGAACTTCCTAGGGCAGTGATGATTTGCTCCAGCTGAGggcttcaaaacaaaattattattatttgggGGGTGCTTAAGAAAGGGAGactcttaaaattaaaataatgaatatattattttcctttgtgttgCCTGTATTTTCCTGACTTTAGGTTAAAAAGAAGACCATATACTATGCAGTTATTTCTTTGTGCTTTAATTCCCCATTATTGATAACAAGTTtgctatattaaaaaaataaaaaataaaaaaagggagggggagggagaatGTAAAAGCAATGCCTCTGGCTGCATTGAATAAAACCTGGAGTAAAAGGCTAGCTAGCTATCACACACCAGTTAATGTATTCCCAGAGTTTAAGGTGTTTGCAGTAGTGTAAGAAAGAGCTCAGATAATGTACTGAAAAATCTCCACAGCAGAAATCTTcgggggttttatttatttatttttttttaatcttatgtgcaatttaattttagaaagatACATAGGAATGCTCTGGTACTTCGAGATTTTATTAGAACCATGTAAAACAACAAAGAACAGTGTATTTGAGCAACTACGTGCCAATCCTTTTTTAGCTGCCTAAAAATAGACACAATGACGTCACTTCAATGCAACTGATTGTAATCTGTAATTTAACAAGGAATCGGATTAATTGCTCTGTCTCTGAAGAATTTCATCTGAAGACACTCTCCCAGGAGTAGTGAACATCTTTGCCCAGTTCCACCAGTGTTGCTGCTGGGCAATTAGACACAAAATGTAATGTGTTGTAAAAGACCCTTCAAAACttgtggcacagctccagcaacTTTTGTTTCTGATATTAGATCCTTCAGAGGAAACACATTTTCCAGAGGCAAACCCTTtgccttgtttattttttaataagctCTGGAAAAGTGGTGTGTTTGGAGCATTTTAACAGCttcactgcagcctgcagctgccATTGCTGGTGGATACACCAAAAGCTAATGTAAAACATCTGAATTAAGAAAAGATACCTGGCTACACTTTGAGGGGTGGCTTTGCCCTGAATTTGCAATGCAAACAACACACTTACCTTCCCAGATGCCATCGAGATCTACGATCTGTGAAACAGGGTTCTTCGCACACCCGGGCATCTCCACTCCTCCATTTGGATAAAAGTCAATGTGTCCTATAGCTGGGCTCATGCCAAAACCTGGAGCATTTGAAACAGGGGGAagtatgttttaaattaatatctCACACCTGTAGCTGCTGGCTTCAAGTCTGCCTGTGCACAGTGTTTTGGACAGGAGCTGTTAGTGACTAAAATGAATTTGTTCTGTTCTGCCACAGCACAACAGCCTCAATCAGAACACTCAAGTGCCACAGGGAATAAATAATTCAGCacagtaaataataaataatcagTACAGTAGAGCTGCATACTCACCTAAGTTGGGGATGGTGGGAGCTGAGTCTGTGTGGATAACATCAACAAAGTCTGCATCAGATTTGTCCAGTCTGACTTCAGTTGGAGTGCCTTGGAAATAAGGTTGTGCAGGGTCCAGTCCTGAGAGAAAGAGTAGTGTTATGTATAAATAAAGAGATGTAAGTGTAGAATCATTTCACATATCATTGATTGATTTTATGTAATAAATATCACAAATATAGTTGCCTCTGGTTCCTTATATCTAAGTAATACAGGCATGAATAAAATGAGGATGTGTGCTCTCTCTTACCAAGTGGCTTTTCTCCCAGGAAGTCACCTGTGAGAAGCCTATTAAATTTTACTGCTTTACATACTTGCATCAATATTGAATGCCAACACTTGGAAtgaccttttccttttcttttaatcGAACTTCTCTTTAATAACATTGCTCAAACTGAGGTTTCTGTGTCTGCATCCCAAGTAACTGAGCCATCTGTGTGGTTTCCAGAGTCCCTTGAGAGTACTCAGAGGAATTTGTGCTGATAGCACCCCACCTGCTTGGAGGTGCTGAAACCTGCCTGCCTACGTCAGGCTCCAgccagattttgggaaaaacatCTAGTTTTGAAGCAATAAGCTTTGCTTTTGAACCTAGCAGAAAATGGAATCAATTTGCTTCCCAAATTGCTGCAGCAATTTCAGGTGCTTGTAAAGTCTTGGAAATTGCACAGGTTTTTGCTGCCTTATGCTTGCATCTCTTCTTGTCCCTAGGCAGCatattttgggtttgcttttaaactgaattttgtaGACTATTAGTCCAAGTTTCACCAAGCCTGAAATCCCCGAGGAAAAATAACAATTGAAAAGGGTTTTGTTAATAATGTCCGAAATTGCTTTTTATGCATGAAAGGCCACTCTGCTTAATGCACAGTGCCCTTGGCATTGTCTGAGTGATGAACAAGGAGCTCAAACCTGCAGCTTTAACctctggaaatgctgaaaaatccCTTTGCTGTGTAACACGTGTGCAAGCAAAACAATCATCACACTCTTTTCGCCCACCTAGCACAGCCCTGCTTCTTGGGGTACAGTGTGAAAGGGCTGATTTCTataaaattccaattttcctGACCACACTGCAGCCCACAGATGGAACCACAAGGGAAAGGGAACAGCAGGGTTTTGTTTGGTGGCTTTGGTGTGAGTGTGGCTGCAGTCactgattattattattatttattattaataaataattaattaacagctattattattcttcttttgGTAATTTTTGATTACCAGTTATTCTGCCAATGCCCGGGCGCCTCCGGCCGGCCTCGCCAGCAGCGTGTGCTCCCAGGCTGTGGCCAATGATGTGCACGTCAGCTGGAGAGTATCCATACTCCTCCTGGCAAAACAGCAATAAACATTGCTATGTCTGTTTGCATCAGCGACAGGGAGGACTTAAAAGGGGCTGGAAAACCACTTTTAATTTGCCTGCTGGCTCAGCAACTCCTATAGGATTTCTTTGCCGGTTCTGTCCAACACAGATTTTCCAAATCTCCCTattcagctgctgccctggtttGGAGGATGCTGTAACTCCAGGCAGCTCTGTCAGGAGTTCTGAGGGGCTCTGTATCCTTCCAGATTCACTGAATGCTTGTCTGGCTTGCAAGGATAGGCCAGGCAGGAACTCTTAGTTACGCCTGGCAGGTTAAGCACCAGGCACAGCTTAGGGAGGGCATGAGATGAGAGATGCCTTCAGCCTTTTTGGGCAGGAATTCAGTAGCTGCAGTGCAGAGGGGGACGGTGAGAGGTGGGTCAGAGCACTGCTAGACCCAGCACACTCTCTAGTTTTAGTTATTTATGGCTCTTTTATGGACAATGTGTGTTGAAAACAATTAGATTAAGAGAAGGCTTCAGACCAAGCTTCACTTCATATTTAAGTGTGAAGCTGGTTGCAAAAGGGGGCATCTCCTGAAGGTTTGGGCACTGTCCACCACAgctttccctgggcagctggtgGGTCCTGCTTGTCcccagccagtgctgccagctggtTTCCTTGTGAGCTCTTTGGTAGATTTTGGTAGGTTCTGTCTCCATGAAAAAGAAGTTTGCCACTTCCATTATTTCTGCATATTTAAAGTTTTACACTGCATTTGTTAACATCTACAGAGTAACTCTTTGGCTGTACTATGAGAATGTTCTGTAGAATTTCCCCTCCTTAACTTGGCAAGCCCTGCTGCTATCACACAGtgttctcctttttaaaaaaaaaaattgttttcagtaCAACTGATAGTGGAGTAGAGGACAATATTTTCTGCTGGTTACATCTACATTTGTGAAAGTTCCAGAGCTGTATTTCTTTCAAATCAGAGTTTTTTTAGAAACAGCAGACTCTTACCATGAGAACATTCACAAAATAAGCGATTTCAGCGCCCACAACACGGATGTTGTTCGATGCCTGTGTGTACTGACACCTCGAACCTTTCTGCCAGTTCACACAGAGGCAGTTCACATCTTCCACAGTAAGCATTCTctgttttgcaaaacaaaagtaaaagcCATGGTAAATACAGTATGGGATCAGTTCATTGGGTCATTCTGGCTCAGCTACTAAATCTGGTGTGAACTGGGATGAGAGTGATTTGAACAGCAAAGCTGTAGCATGGATGTGTGCTCAGAGGGGTTTGTGTGATCCCACAATGCTGAAAGAGGGTGATATGTAATGTAGTAACCATTTCAAatgcccagagcagcattttTTACAGAATGGAAAACAATATCAATAATGAAActctcaatttttattttcaatcaaACGTGGTATGTAACATTAAATCAGAGCTCTACTTATGCACCTATTCACTCCAGTGATTTAAAAGTACTACTGTAACTCAAATCCAATTAGAATATTTTTGATAGTAAAAGCCAAGTGTGGTTTTCTGATGCTGACTTTTGAGACAGAGACTCTGTTTTATAAGATGGTGTATAAACTGTTGGTGTTAATTTTGGATTTATGGCTTTGTTTGGAAATACATATATGCAGGCAGACTTTGCCACAGAATCCATTGAGCTGGATTGTTTGGctaaatgtattttgttttagcAGCTAAAATATATGGCAACAAATGTCAAAGGACAAAAAGGGCAATAAAAGTGTCTGTGACCATGCTAGAAGAGCTAAAAATCAATATGCAGATAGGATTATTGCTTAATGGGAAGGAAAGCAAGTAACAGATCCACATAAGAAGATCAATGTATTCACAATCCCCTTTGCTCCACTCTTTATTGAAAAGATTCACTGAGACCAATTTGTTTCTAAATATAAACTAGAGTATTGTGGTAAAAGAGAGGCTGCTGTAATAGATGAAGAATTTAAGGATTTATCTCATGCCTCTACATCCTGGAAAATTGATCAAATGGATTTAAGGGACAAGCTGAAAAATCTGTGAGCTATCTCATTGATTGTGAAGTTCCAGGAAACAATCCTCTATTTTAAGAGTGCAAATGTAAGACAGAAAATTATAGAAACAACGAATTATTAACTGACAAATCCAACAATcatccattatttttcttttcttttgatctAGCATCAGAAAGAAGCAGGCAATGGGGATGCAATAAATGTGAAATACCTTGATTTTAGTTTCACATTGTTCCTCATAGTGTTCTCATAAGGAAAATAGattggttattttttaaaattatagttGTGTTAATGGTTGAAAAACCTTATCCTTAAAATGTCCTCAATTGGTgttttgctctgtgctgcatgACTTGGGGCTTTCATTAACTCCAGCTGCAATTAAAAGCATGTTTAGAGGACTTGAGAAAACCACAAGCTGGAATTGCACTTTGCATAGGGACAGAGTTAAGGAATAATTTGTGGAATTAGCACAAAAAATCAATAAAGCAGAGTGCTTTACTACTTTCAGTGGAAAGCTTTGTTTGAAATGCTCCCCTTGAGGTCCCCTTTGGATGtacatttttatgtctttttattgcttttggCCAGCCCAAACCTTCCTGACAGAGCTTCCACAAGAGAAACCTTCTCTTGGCTGGAGAAACAAGATGCAGGAGCTGTGAGTCTGCAGTTATTTCTGCAACCACCCTGACCCTAGCCAGCATCTTGCTCCAGGGTTTGTGTTCTTTTTACCAGAAAAAGAGCACTTACTGAGTCAAATCTTCTTGTCACTCACTTCACCAAAGAGAAAAGCTGAATGTATTTTACTTCATGATTTCCTAAAGGTGCAGAGCTACATGTTCCATTTGGTAACAATCTGAAAATGTGAactattttttgctttcttatcACTACAAAAATTGGTtcaaaatagagaaaacagACATTCAATATGAAAGTGATTATAAATGCAAACTAAGGGTGTCCCTTTGGTACCTACCTTGCACATGTCTGAGAGCCAGTTTTCTTCTCCACTGTCTATAAATCCATGTACAATAAATTTGGTCTTCCTGCTTGCATTAAAATTTGAGACCTCGATTGTTGACTTATCAACAGCAGACACATCCTACATCaatgtagattaaaaaaaaaaaaaataagcatagATAAGAACTTAATAAGCCTTTAAATCTGCTTTCTGTGAATAAGTTTTCAAAATTGCAAAGACCTGAACTGTGCTTATCTGTGCAGGTGTTTAAAAGTTATGCAATGCTGAGGTCATCTGCAAGAGTGCACATGAGGACTCAAGCTTTGACACCTATCTTAGAGCAAACAAGACTTCAGCGTGCTTTGATTTTATCTGTGGaaaaaatttaccccaaaatgcTCAGTCTCCCAGTAGTTCTCAGTGCTGAGGAGCTGGCATCTTTTGAATAAAGTGGAGGTTTGGCCAATTTCTAACACTTCTCAACACTTTTCAGGAAAAAGCTGAAGTCTGTgttcattaacatttttttgCATGTGGTTCACAAATGTTTAAGCCACAGAAGTTCTTACTTGAAAGTCATCAGTGTTTTCTCTGGTGTACAGGAGGAAGCGAGTGTCTATCCTCTCTGGTTTCCAGGGCAATTTGTAGATTGGCCTTTCTGTAGTGCCAGACCATGGCAAATCATCTGTGAAGCACCCAAGCCTGTCATAGCAAACTTCGTCCCCTGTAGcatgaaaaccaaaacaataatGTGTGAATGAGCAGAGAAATGGAGCAGTCAGAACTCACAGCATGGCTTCTCTGGGGGTCTTTTTTCCCCTCGAAAATCCCAGACCCTACAGAAAGCCAAGACCAGCAGCTGCCCTTTCCCAGATGttgagagaaggagagaagcCACCCCACTGCTCATCACCAAAGTGCTCAGAGGAGTTCCTGTGCAATACCTTGGGTGTCCTCCCCCAGCTGTTGCTTTGCCCAAGGCAGAGACAGCTGATGAGTTTCTCCTAATGCCAAGCCAAAATATTGCAGATAATCAGTAATAGATTGAGACTGTGCTGAACAGCTGACTGCACATGAGAAGTTTTAATCTACACAAACCAGTGTCTTCTGCTGAATACAAAGCCATGCCCTCATTAGCCCTTATgccctccagctcctggccctgcctttttttctatttccatcACTAATAAGAGTACAAGAAATAATTCCCCATGTTTAGTAGAACGGTAGCTTTGTTCTGAGATAGGAAACACATCAGCTTTTCCTGCTTGTCCCTCGGGCAGAATTCCCAGAGTGGAGAAGAAAGGCAACATGCACACTCTCATCTCACCATTCCTGTATGGAAAGTGAACCACATTAATGTCAATTAGTAAGTTTTAAGGCACTAGGGTGTAGAATAACACCTAGAAAATAGGTAGAAaatacagcagcacagaaaagcagtaCAAACACTAACCCCATATGCTTACCTTCTGCTGCATTGAGCAGAAACAGGGCAAGAATCCAAATTCCAAGCATctggaacagcagaaaaagaagcagctaGGATTTGCTAACCCACTCGTTTAGCAAGCACACTCAGCCCCCTGGTGCTGAATTTTCTCAGGGTGAACAGAGTGCCTGTTGTTTCTGCAggagtgctgtgtgtgccagccAGGTGTGAGTCAGCTTTGTGTTTGCTTGCTCCACGAGAGATTGGGGGGCCATAAATATACAAAAGCATTGCTTAAATCcaggctgatttttttcctgttgaggCTATGGTTCTAATCAGATGTACAGGACCTACTTTAGAATTAGCATGAGGACTAGAGAACATGAGCTTCCATTCCCCTTCACACTCCTGTGCTGAGAAGCCACAAATCTGATGAGGTACAAGGAAAAATCCCCCAGACCTGAACTACTTACCTTGAAGCCTTGAAGCTCCTGGCATTAATGTGCaaactttgcatttattttttatagtcTGCTTTATCCTTGGAAATATTCCTAGAAAGATAGGAATATTTGTTTCAGATTGTGGTTTATAGATAAGATGGAAAATTAATGGTTGGTTTCTCTGATAGCTCCAAAATCCATGGGCATAGATCTCTTGAATCTATGGGTTGGTGAGCTAGATCCCACAAAGTGATTGGAGCTCCAGAGGCTGGTAATTCCCAGGCAGCAACTCATCAGGAGTGCCCCATGAAAGAGAATTATATGGATCTGTGTGTCTTGTCTTGGCTGGgaaggcttttatttttggtgttgtATAGCTGGGGTGTAGGAGATCTACTGGGGGAGTTAGTAGGGAACCACACCATTTTTAAGTCCCATTCCTTGCCCTGTATCAAGTGACTTCAGATGTGAAatgcttctgtgttttctgggtCTTTTGATGAAGGTTATCCCTTTTGGAAAACTCTTAGTGGGCTTGGTATATTCTTTTCATAGTGAAAGAGTCTGATCTTCTCCTGGCATCCCTTTAATTTCCTGGCTGAAATAAGTGGAAGTAGAAGGACAGTTGTGTAACCCCTGGGACCCTTTCTACACTGCCCATGGAACCCAAGCTTTGAGAAGAGTTCTGAGTGATGAACTGAGAGCAAACACACTGGAAATATATATAATAACATACAAAATCCGCCAGACATTGGGATATGGCTGGAATGCTACAGAGCTCTGCAGATTGCTCTACTAGAAACATCAACTAAAAGGTGAAAAGCAGCCTGAGCAAATGCACAAGATTAGGTCTGGCAAACTTGGACCTGTTTGTCTCCAGGAGAAGGCTCTAAGCGAACTCAAGAAGAAATGAGACCTGAGCTGACCTCCCTTGGAGAGCTTGGTCAGCCTGGCTATGCTTTATGGCCCTGCATGTTTGCAGAGTTGATGTTCCCTGACCTCCACCTCTGGGAATGACCAAACGCATACCAGGTGTTCCACTGCTATCATTGGTGCTAatggaatttgtttctttaaacaGCTAcgttttatttttattaagatatCACCTTTGATACTGATTTAGAGCTCAGTGCTCCTGTCTTTAGTTGAagtggggttttggtttgtaaATAGGTTTGTATCAGTGGAATCACTACATGCCCCAGTGCACTGACAAGATTTAACACTTGTTCAAAACAAAGGGGGAAGAGTTTTCCCATTTAATTTAAGAGCTGGTGGAAAAGATTTGAGTTGGAATTTTATCTGTTAGTCTGCTGCTCTTATTCAATATGTAATAATACAGGTCAGACAGAATAAATGGACAATTCCTTAGGCCATGGTCAGTTGGATTTCAGCTGCTTGCTTCTCCTTTGGGCagtctgggcagggctgggatgcaggTCCCTCAATACACttcaggctgctctgtgcctggaggAGAGGCTCTGCTCCTTGTGGCCTCACAGCTGGGGAAGAAAGATGGgttttgatttaaaacaaaaaaaaagggataaattAAGGCACAGCTATGTTTCTCCAATCCTGAAGAAGGTGCAGTCTGGAATAGGaagcaggcagaggagaggaCTGGATTTCTGGTGTTGCAGGATGCTGTGGCTCTCTCGTGGGACACTGTGGAGCTTCCCAGCATTGTTCATGTTTTCCTTGCCGTGTGTTAATTCCCAGGAGACATAAAGGACTCAGGATTTCAGGTCTCTCTGGCTGAACCTCAGACTTGTGTTTATATAAGCTTTTAATGTTTTACACACTTTTGTTTAGTCAATGATACAACAGAGttggggatttttctttaaaaaaaaatcattcagaaGTCTGTACTCATAAATGTGTTTTCATGGTATTTCTACCCCTATTTCTTAGAAGTTTATCTGCCCAAGTGCTTGCACGTCATTTATCAAATGGAAAATGGgagtaaataaattattaactctttcttcctcttctttagCTCAGAGTTTGGATTTTATACTTGGAAAAATATGCACTGGCTTGGTCTCTTACAGCTGCAGGAGGCTCACTCACACCATCCTTTGCAGAGCAGTCATGTAATTTTTGGTGTGAAATGGTCAGTCCCAGGTTTTGCAAAGCCTGGTTACTCAGAGTTTCCCTTCCCTTGTCAGTGGCCACTACAGATGTTTGTGTTTGAAACTGAACAGtatccaggagctgggattcaGGGCTTAGCTCCTTCCAAAGCGGGAGCACTTGAGGTTTTATCTGCATTTTCCAAGCAGGTGCAGGTGGAGagggctgtgctcacctgctgcaggaataacctgcccttgtgctgctgctgcctcatccCAGAGAGTGTTCTGAGGGAAAacccaacagcagcacagcctgcagaaaGGAGGTGTTTCAGACCTGCAGGGGTGTTCTGAGCACACATATTGCCTTGAGAGTGTTTGGTAATATCCCAGATTTTCTACCTATCAGTGTGGTGGGACTCAGCTCTTGCCTGGAGGAACAGGTAGAGTGAAACAGtgttttaaatggattttaGCATGTGTGATTTCTGGTTGCCCCATAGTTACAAACACAATAAATGTGGCTCAAATACAAAAAGCACTGACAACATGTGTTTacaaagaactgggaaaaaaaccaaaaaacaaagggagcaatattttggattttgaaATTTGCTTTAATGGTGTTTTGTGCCAAGATTTCCATGCACATGACTGAGGGTTTACTCAGCTGCCATGTACAGACCTTGGGGACCTCTAGCAAGGTCTGAGTAACTGAGGATCTCCATATGCCACAGTTCCACGGCCACAAAAAGTTGAcctgggaagaagaaaaatgcttgaATCAAGATTTATCTCTTTTTGCCCAATGAGAAATGAAAGGGTGTCAGCTGTCACCTTGAGGGCTCTTAGTCCAACCCATAATCCCACTGAAGGCTTCCTAAAAGCCTGCTGCAAAGACTATTAGCATCTGCTATTAACAGTAAAAATGTGGATTTCCTTCTTTGGGAACCAGCTGTAAAATCTGAGATTTAATATGCTTTATCTtggtttttaattgttttgctgTGGAAAAGCTAAACATTTGAAACTATGCATTGCTATATTCTTTTCCAGACAGTTATTCCCTGGTGCACAGTCAAAcatctgatttttctgattgTTTTCTGTCCAAGGTGCAATGCCTTGCCTTTTCCTTATTGAAATTCACATTGTTGATTACAAACCATCTGTCCATTTTAAGACcatttctccatcttttctcTCAGGGCTTTTCCACTTGCCTTCTGCCCTCTAAATGGGATACACTTACCTATGTCCATCTGCTCCATGTATTATCTTGACTGTTTCTGCTCCCAGCCTtgcccagagcagagagaaTATGGCTTTATTCCAGAGAAATTCAATTTTTGTAgtgtttttggggttgatttCAACATCAAGATACTCGGTGTAAACATCATCTTGAGTGAGGTCTCCACTGTGAACAGAGATAAAAACAGCGTCATTAAGTTCAACAGTTCAGAGATAACTGCAATAAATCACATTCTCCAcatattttcaggttttctctttttttacaatagaaatttgcatttttgctgttctttgcAAGAGTACAGGGCGCTGGACCAGGGCTGTGAGTGAGGAGAGGATGAAACCCAGTGCTGAACACTTTAAATGTGCCTGTGGCAGGAGGCCatggggaggtgacaggagtGAGAatggggctgtccccagagccctcGTGTGCTGAGTTTGCAGGGATCACTCACCTGGAGCTCAGAAACACAGAACTCATGGAGATGGAAATgccttccatttctttttacaACCCTCCATCTGCCCTCATGGCTCTTAGTTAAGTAATAACTTCTGTCCTATCTGATGTTAAACAGAACATTTGCAATGCAGGATGAGTGTTAACACTGCTTAAATATGTGGAAAGTATGCAGATTAATGTTAGCAGCATTAAATACtctagaaaaatattaatttaactTACCTGGCAACTTCATACTCTTTTGAGTTCCCCTGTGTGTCATAGTAAACCAGGTTTATGTCTCCCCTTGTTTTCTTTACACCAGCCAATTTGATAAATACTTTTTGTCTCCAAGctgcataaataaaaacaaaaataaatccagattaTCACTGGTAAGCTTGAATGCTACATTACACAAGCAATGTAGCATTTTCTGTCAGAGCTATTAGTTGTTTATGGAAGCAGCACGGGGACATGGCTGTAAATCACATCAAGGCACTGCTCAAACTTGTG
The window above is part of the Catharus ustulatus isolate bCatUst1 chromosome 8, bCatUst1.pri.v2, whole genome shotgun sequence genome. Proteins encoded here:
- the LOC116999535 gene encoding inactive pancreatic lipase-related protein 1-like, whose amino-acid sequence is MLGIWILALFLLNAAEGDEVCYDRLGCFTDDLPWSGTTERPIYKLPWKPERIDTRFLLYTRENTDDFQDVSAVDKSTIEVSNFNASRKTKFIVHGFIDSGEENWLSDMCKRMLTVEDVNCLCVNWQKGSRCQYTQASNNIRVVGAEIAYFVNVLMEEYGYSPADVHIIGHSLGAHAAGEAGRRRPGIGRITGLDPAQPYFQGTPTEVRLDKSDADFVDVIHTDSAPTIPNLGFGMSPAIGHIDFYPNGGVEMPGCAKNPVSQIVDLDGIWEGTRDFVACNHLRSYKYYSDSIVYPDGFLGYACASYDLFQEGNCFPCPEEGCPNMGHYADKFKDKYKSDFVKLYLNTGEAKDFPLWRYKITVTLSGRSQVRGYVNVALYGSDGNTRQHQITNGALKPDNTYTAYIDAEVNVGELTKVKFLWNNNWINPTFPKLGAATITVEAGETRKVYRFCGSGTVREDVLQTLTAC